The Raphanus sativus cultivar WK10039 chromosome 6, ASM80110v3, whole genome shotgun sequence sequence TATCTCTCCTCGTTCTCCTGTGCGGTTCAATCTAGGATATAACTGAATCGATTCTTAATAGAAAAACGAAACTGCAAATCGCAGTATCGCTCTGCTCCTGTAGATTATTACGTTTACTCATAGTAGTCAATCTTTAATTTATCGAAACATAGTTAtccagaaaattaaaaatctacttCCTCCAAGATCAAACCcatgttaaatttataaaatataaggtttcgtaaaaatttatttaaaaacataaataattatatgtttatttgatacgattaaaacaattaataaactGGTAACATTTATCtgaaatcataatatatatatatatatatatattaatgtttacACCACTAATATAAGAAAGCTATTTAAGTCTAGTGGTTAAGATGTTCACTGATTTTCTTGAGTTCAAACAGCGGCGAATTTAGGAAAAAATAATTGTGggggcaaaaaaaaataaaaaggaaacaaaggGTTCAGGAGGGTATTTGAACCCTGGTCTAGTGGGGGCAAGGAAATGATTTGGACCAACTATGCTATGGAAACAATGTTGCAtcatatgaaaattaatttatttttacatttttgtggGGACAGCTGCCACCTTCCTAGACTACCTAGGTTCGTCACTGAGTTCAAACCCTGaagaaattgaaatatatttttttccctAATTCACCCTACGtagttgtatatttatatagacGGCACGATGGTAGTTTTTGATATCTATAACAATAAAGTAGGTATATCTGCTTTTTCATGCGTCCACGTCGCTCAAGAGAATAGGGGCATTTTACGACACGTGTCGACTCGGTAGGGTGTCTGTGTCTGTCACGCGTTTCTTCAATTAATAGATTCTTGGGCGCGTCTGTTTCTATAATGGTGTATAAACGTTTTGGGCTTATCTTATGTATCAGAATTAGGCCCACTTTAGCCTAATGATATAAGGgtttccttctccttcttcctgcGGCTTGATCTTCTTCGACAtctctttgctttgttttttttttctttttcctattTCAATATCTTTGCTATTACGATTTActgattgtttttcttttcccttTTTTTAATCACAGCATTAACATCAGCAGTTCCCTTAACAGCTAACGTTATGCAAGAATGTCAAGCGATAAAGATCCTTCAATGGAGCTTCCAATCTACATATTGACTTCGCCTGACTATTCAGTATAAATATGTACCTCTTGATAGCGTAAGCTTCATACTTTTCCCTTTCTGATTACAGAGCTTTTGTCAGTTTCGAAACTAACCTTTTCATTATGAAAACTTTTCAAATCAATTTCGCAGAATTGAAACAAAACCATTTAATTTTGGGAAGCCCGGAATGTGTAGAAAACGGGTTAACTGATGGGCGTTGATATGGTTCTTACTGATTCAAAGGTACGACCTTGATTTTTTCACATTTTCAAATCAGAAATCGAGactcacaaaaataaaaaagttatgtATTGTGAGCCATCTTCAGTGCACTCTCCATTGCTGCAAGCTTTAAAATGTAGCACAATATTGAAACCTATGTATTCGATTCTGTGTTTATGCAATAACAAATCTCAAGCTTATGTGGTTATATCCTTTATtagttagtatatatatagcttAGAATGAGTGGGTTGATTGTCATTGGAACTACTGCTACATGTAGCAAGGATCTCTGCCTTGGAATTAatgttaaaatatctaatatgaAAAGCATGGCATACGTTTTGTTTCACTCATCATTTTTTCTTTCCCATTTTCCAGCTTGTGCTTCTCTTTATTGCTCTTGTCTCTGTTCCGTGTATGTTGCTTTCAAAGCTGTTCATCTTAAAGAAACAACACGTAGCTGTGAGATTCTTTCCCTTTTAGTTTCTATAAACTGGTCTTTCTTATTCCATTGCTGGTCATTCTAAATGGTTTCCTTATCCAGAAGCAACAAGGTCAGTCATACGCACCTCTTGAGGAGACGGATGAGAGTCTTCATGTAGAGACAAGCGGAGGATCACATGGGCACGGGGAGTTTTAATTCATCGAGATCTTTGTGCATCAGTTTTTTCACACCATAGAATTTTGTGCTTAGAGCTGTTTCCAACACCTCTTCTTACCTGCGTATATGGGCTCTCATGCATCTATCTAATCATGGAGCAGTAGGAAGCTAGAATAGTGTTGAGTTTTGCTATGATAGCTGTTTGATTACTAGAGTATGTATTAGCTGAAGAGGAAGGCAGCAGGTCTAAGAAGACCGCAAAAGCTTTATAACTCTCACTGTAATTTTGCATTTGAGCTTTTATATGTTTGgctttgtgacaaaaaaaaatgcttttATATGTTTGGCTTTATAACTCTCACTATTATTTTGCATTTGAGCTTTTATATGATTTTGAGTTTCACAATAAGACACATCAAAAATATCAACAAACATcatatttaaaaccaaaaaaaatataatagttccGCCCGAAGGGCGGGCAAACCACTAGTATCTTACTAAAAGAAGAACTCATGTTTCTTCGAACCCTAATCTTGTTGGATTTTGAACACATTTTAATTTCCTGAGACCATTCCAACTCAATACCAAGTTCTGATGACGCCAACGAGCTATCAACTGAAGTTTTCTCCGGTTGAAGATCCTCTGTTTTCTGGTCTCTTAGGAGTTAGGACCCAAGAAATCGTGTTCTTCGTGAACCTCTCATATTCATCTACTGGTTGAAAACAATATTACCTCAAGTAAATGCGTAGCCTCAAGTAAATGCGTATAATCTTTTTGATCGAATAAATGCGTTGAATTTGTTTAAACacattatctatactattaaaacagaatccCTCATAGGATTCTGCCCTTAAGTTTTCAAGTTATTTACAAGTCTATGTCATtaccttttttcctttttaaataaatttataaattataccAATCAGATTTCATCACCAATGCATTTCATCAACTAAAATTTCGGctatctttttttaataaaataacatcTCCGCAATTGAACACGGTCAACCCTAtattataactatttttttgtcaaatattattattatttagatgTCACTTTACAATATgaagaaaaaactatatataccCTAAACGACAAAGATCTATAATCCATAACCACAACAATATTAAAACGCTAAACCTTaacatacatataaataaataatacaaatcTTAATATAGCGaatgaaaatatgaattttaacaTACTGTTATATATAGTTCAGACATAAATGATTAGTTTAAATGCTATAAagcttacaatatatattttattgtaaattttGAATTAATCCCTTTGTTATTCAAAGTATAATCGTAAACCAACCCCTTCTTTAGTACTCATAATCtacttgatatttttaaattagttatCAATCATTATTTTGTATAGTACAGATAGATATCAAAATTctatagtatttttaaaaaactttgaaGTAAAAATTTCATTCAATACTAAAATCTTAACTAATGTATATATACAACATAAAATggagtaaaaaataatatatggcATGTTTATATTGTGTTAAATATTAGTgttttaaattgaataattaGGCATTAACTATATTATACGATTATGTTATATATGGTAACCGAATTTTGGTCATCATTAGACTGCATCAATAATATTAGGTAGGTATGGGCGTGCGGATTCATGTCggatattttagatattttgatatattttttttaacgctgattcaTTAATCATtatgatattaaaattatgatatGACAAAGATTACATGATTTTCCGATATTTCAGTATAGGGATCTATAATCTGATAgggtatttttatatattgggTCGGGTTTGGATAATTTTAGTTCAGTTTGGGTCcgaatattttagaattttgtaaaaatgaaaactttcatTACTCAAAGTTTTGAAtacttaaaaattataattagtttatCTGATTTTTAAGCTTTTAATAGGCTAAACGAGTAATAGGTTCGAAAACAGAAAACATTATtttagttgttgttttttttagaaTCTGGATGCAACTTTTGTTAATGTATGAAACAAGAAGATCAACATAGGATACATTTAGTTCGGTTTGGGTCCGGATATAGTAGaattttgataaaatgaaaattttcattacTCAAGTTTTgaatactttaaaatttataattagtttaactgattgtttttaacttttaataggCTGAACGATTAATATGTTTGAAAACAGAAAACACTGTtttagttgttgtttttttggaATCTGAATACAACTTTTGTTAATGTATGAAACAAGAAGCTTGACATATATTTTAAGTGAATAGCAAATCACTTATTTGTCcgcaaatatatgtatattatatgatttgaataaaaatgAGAGAAGTAAACTAAgattataaagttatatatacatatatgttcgGCTATCTTCAAATATctattcgggttcggatattatccattcgggtttaGTTATCAcattataaaaaacttaagcaaaagttttaagttataaaatatttagaatataaaattcTGCTATTTTAATGTGAAGTATTGTTAACCAATATAAAGGATTTACacgtgttttaaaaatttaaatataataaaatgaatataaattttgagaagTTCTATTATTAGaaattagtttgtatttataaaattctttttctaattttataaaaaaatacacaataaatatcaataaataatttattgagTTTATAGTCATATCAGAGTTTAGattatgatataaatatattgtaagaGGCTGATGAGTATGATTTGAAGCGATGTCAATTCACTAAGACCGATATAAAATAAGTGAAAAAcacattttgattttgaaatagataatatatattgtgaatacataaaataataataaaaatatatatgtaattagaTATTCATATCGtctttaattataacaaaaataattaattccgcgctttgaaagcgcgggtcaaaatctagttataataATAAAGTAGAATGAAAACTCTCCATAATGCGTTACATTAGCGAAATGAGAGTTCTGAGATGTGACACGTGTCAAGTTTTTgtagaaagtttttttttcgaTTGTTTTTTTCGGTTGAATTGAGCATTCATTCAAAATGAGCTTGGTAGATTTATTGGGTTTCACTATTTTCATCTTTCTGGTCCGTCTGAATCTTAGGGTTATGTTTCAGCCATCTTCTCCAGTTCATCTCCGTAATTCTTTTTCCTCATCTTCTCTGATGAGTAACgttcttttcctttttatacGACGACTTTAATTCAATCATTAAATCTTACATCACCTCTCCTCCCACTACGTCTCATTTATTTAAACTACGAATGtaatttgtttcttttccttttataaTAGATAACTTTTGATACTGTGCATTGGATATTAACACTTTTATGctacttaaatttatattatctttttctGTGATTAacgtaaatttatatttatagaataatgtaAACTTCCAACTAACTAAGATACAATTATTTCTGTTAAAGTTTAACCAAATTTATCAACGATATAAAACCACAATTCAAAACCTCATAATTAACTTGAGAAAGTACCATCTTAGTTTAAAGATTTTTGCTAATCACATGTTATAATATTAATGTGTGGTTTAATTAGTTGGTATGAGGATTTCTGATGTATAAGTGTGATTATCAATCCAAATTAATACAATCTAGTGCTTCACCTTACAGAACACAACAACTCACAGTCATCACGAGGTTAAGACGTTGTGTATGAATCTAATGACCACCCAACGCAAGTTCATCTCAGCTGTTGTTATTTTCAAAAGAGCAAATTCGTTTTATAGACCTCTTCGTTCAGAGGAAAACAACACAAAGTATACAAGGTTTCATTCTCGCatgttattttagttaaaaacacAAGATTCAATTTTAGTATGACATCCTTTGTAAACTAATAGAGTTTAAAACATTTGATAGTTTAATAgatctttttttaaaatgattatctACCAATGGTTATCTACATATCTCTAGataattcaaatataaatttatagacAACCTTTTTCAAATTCAGAAATTGTGTGCATGTATGAAAATTAATCATATCTTGGGAGATTCATGAATCCTCTCCAAGTCAGCCGCAGCTACAGAGATATGAGACTTTTCTCTCGATCCTATCAATTTCCTTCGTTCGCATGGCTCACAGCTTAGCATGGCTTGACAAGCAAGCAAACACCACTGAAAATGAGTCCCCCGTTCCACCAAATTACAGATCCTCCGTCTCTCACTAATCAAGATATTGACTCAATTGAAAAGAAGTATGTTGAGACAATAAAGCTGCCTACGAAGCAATATGGGTCATACATTGGTTTAGTAAGGCATAAAATGTTAACATTGGAGAAgagtgaaaacaaaaataagaagaagacaaacaataaagaagagaagaaccaagaaataaaagtattataGTACAactacaatattaaaaatagcgGCTTTTACCACGTCaagaaataatttaattatttttaaaactctttAATATGTACAACACAACCTACTgatattcaaaaattaaaatccataACACATGAAAAATATGCATACAATATTATTGTTCCTTACTCAATaacaaaaccataaaaaaatcAATCCATACCTAATCAATCTCTAATTACGCAACAATTCCTAAATCAGCTACTATACACTAAAAATACAGATATAAACTTCTCACAAAATATCAAATGAATAACttctaatttaaaatttcgtgttaattttaatacaatgaaaaaaatacattttacaattagTTTTTAGTTCAcctatatatcaaataaaaataacaacacatgtaaattaaaattacaacTAAAGACAACCGCTCCGTCCGTAGTGCGGACATTCCaatagtttttaataatttagttaacTACTAGTAGTATACTAAAAAATATACTTTGTGTcctttcatttattatttttgtaaagttAAATGTAAGTATTTTCAcattaaaaggaagagaaggaTGAGAAATATACAATCCcactaaaataacaaattaaaaatttatatatatagattatataagtacaaaaaATAGAATTCAGcgctattttaaaaatatttcaacatattttaataatatttagtaaCATTATACCTAAACAACACTTGAATTCTAtgaaatctattttatatatactaaacaatataatataatagtttaaagtttgattttaaatttaattaatgtatatacgATAAAACTTCAaagaaaattttgtaaattaacaattctataatttaataaaatattatagtctCAACAGTATtagtttatagagtttttactgtatacatatatatggaAGTTTTGAATTACTTTTAAAAGCTCAAAATTCTATAAATTctcataaaatacaaaatagtcATTTGTATCTGtctctttacaaaaaaaaatattgtttctttTGAACAATTTTTGATTGTTATACATAGCTTTGTGGATCCACAACCAAAATCATTAGATCTTGTTTCGGATTTACCATCTCTTATGGTTcattctatttttcattttaaaatgaattaacTCGATAAGAGAGTGGTATTATAATTAATGGTACTCaattttagagtagaaaatagagtgatgaacatAAAGTTAATAGATTATTCTATTTATAGACTAAATCCATTTTTACACTATTATATAGTAGAAATAGAGTATCATTGGAACATTTTTATTCTAatctctattttaaagtaaaatagaTTAAGGTTGGAGACGCTTTCAGAAGAACATAAATAATCTGAATGAAAGTCATGGCTATATGAAAACTATCTAACAATTAGACAGATATGTAACAACagttatatataaacaataaaaaatcatatatgataTAGAAAACacgtttatttttatatatgaaagaAATATTTGTACTTCTtgatatgaaataaatataggATACATATTTTGATATGATTAAGAAGACCATGGAAAACAGCAAGGAGGGCCTCCATCACGTCTAATACGACATGGACCTGATTCAGATATGTACCAAATACATTCACTGCATATTCCACACTTACTTCTTGAATTATCGTCTCTATCTGCTCTAAAGATATCAAAAGTTCTAACAATTCCAGGCCACGAGAAAACACAATTATAATTCGTTGTTTTAAATAGATTAACACGAAATCTGAAACCGAAACTTTGGTTAATTAGGACCGATCTAACACCCAAATCTGTCTCTTTGTTCGTACAGTGGACGAGCAATCCAAACTGTGCGACCAGTTTGTTAGTGATCACAACATGTTTAGGTGAGAACGGCAGTATCCCATCGACCGGTGAAATGTTTCCAAATGATAACGAAGTTTTCAGGATAGTTAGAAATGTTATTAGAATGAAAATAAAGTGGATGTTTGA is a genomic window containing:
- the LOC108811159 gene encoding S-protein homolog 5-like; its protein translation is MAFSSNIHFIFILITFLTILKTSLSFGNISPVDGILPFSPKHVVITNKLVAQFGLLVHCTNKETDLGVRSVLINQSFGFRFRVNLFKTTNYNCVFSWPGIVRTFDIFRADRDDNSRSKCGICSECIWYISESGPCRIRRDGGPPCCFPWSS